In Urechidicola croceus, a single window of DNA contains:
- a CDS encoding RecQ family ATP-dependent DNA helicase, whose protein sequence is MDIHGALKKYFGFSQFKGLQEQVILSLLSGNNTFAIMPTGGGKSICYQLPALMQEGTAIVVSPLIALMKNQVDAIRGISSEHGVAHVLNSSLNRGDVNTVKADIESGITKLLYVAPESLTKEEYVDFLKNQKISFVAIDEAHCISEWGHDFRPEYRNLRNIISKIDDVPIIGLTATATPKVQEDILKTLGMSDATTFKASFNRPNLFYDVRPKTDDVNKDIIRFVRQYQGKSGVIYCLSRKKVEEIAQVLQVNGIKAVPYHAGLDAKTRAKHQDMFLMEDVDVVVATIAFGMGIDKPDVRFVIHHDIPKSLESYYQETGRAGRDDGEGYCLAYYSYKDIEKLEKFMAGKPVAEQEVGHALLQEVVGYAETSMSRRKYLLHYFGEEFDEVNGLGADMDDNVRNPKKKHEAQEDVQLLIEIILLTKEKYKPKEVVNTIVGKSNAMLQSHKTHEQPFFGKGKSKDKKYWMALLRQVLVVNLIRKEIEQYGVVKVTDKGKDFLKNPYSFMMSEDHVYNLENDDSIVTNSKGSGVSTDEKLMAMLKDLRKKVGKSRGVPPFAVFQDPSLEDMTLKYPISIEELSNVHGVGEGKAKKFGKDFIALIEKYVEENEILRPDDLVVKSTGENSSLKLFIIQNTDRKIPLHDIAKSKGLDFIELIMEMQRIVFMGTKLNIDYHIDDILDEDQQEEIYDYFMEAETDHIEAAMTEFDGDYDDEELRLMRIKFISDVAN, encoded by the coding sequence ATTGACATACATGGAGCACTGAAAAAATATTTTGGTTTTTCACAATTCAAAGGATTACAAGAACAAGTAATATTAAGTCTTCTATCAGGTAATAATACATTTGCCATCATGCCAACAGGCGGTGGTAAATCAATTTGTTACCAATTACCAGCTTTAATGCAAGAAGGAACTGCGATAGTAGTTTCTCCATTGATTGCACTGATGAAAAATCAGGTAGATGCAATACGTGGTATTTCTTCTGAACATGGGGTTGCTCATGTTTTGAACTCCTCATTGAATAGAGGAGATGTAAATACAGTAAAAGCCGATATAGAAAGCGGTATAACTAAATTGTTATATGTTGCTCCTGAATCTTTGACTAAAGAAGAATATGTAGACTTCTTAAAAAATCAAAAAATTTCTTTTGTTGCTATAGATGAAGCACATTGTATTTCTGAATGGGGTCATGATTTTAGACCTGAATACAGAAATTTACGTAATATTATAAGTAAGATTGATGATGTTCCAATTATAGGTTTGACAGCAACGGCAACACCAAAAGTACAAGAAGACATTTTAAAAACTTTAGGAATGAGTGATGCGACAACTTTTAAAGCATCATTTAATCGCCCAAATTTGTTTTATGATGTTCGTCCAAAGACTGATGATGTAAACAAAGATATTATTCGCTTTGTAAGACAATATCAAGGTAAGTCAGGCGTCATTTATTGTTTGAGCCGTAAAAAAGTTGAAGAAATTGCTCAAGTTTTACAAGTTAATGGAATTAAGGCTGTTCCCTATCATGCAGGTTTAGATGCTAAAACTCGTGCTAAGCATCAAGATATGTTTTTGATGGAAGATGTAGATGTAGTTGTAGCAACTATTGCTTTTGGAATGGGAATTGATAAGCCTGATGTACGATTTGTGATACATCACGATATTCCAAAAAGCTTAGAAAGTTATTATCAAGAAACAGGAAGAGCAGGACGAGATGATGGAGAAGGCTATTGTTTGGCATATTATTCATATAAAGATATAGAGAAGTTAGAGAAATTTATGGCAGGAAAACCTGTTGCCGAGCAAGAAGTAGGACATGCACTTTTACAAGAAGTAGTTGGCTATGCTGAAACATCTATGAGTCGCCGTAAATATCTTTTGCATTATTTTGGAGAAGAATTTGATGAAGTCAATGGTTTAGGGGCTGATATGGATGATAATGTTAGAAATCCTAAGAAAAAGCATGAGGCTCAAGAAGATGTTCAATTATTAATTGAAATAATTTTATTAACCAAAGAAAAATACAAACCAAAAGAAGTTGTTAATACCATAGTAGGTAAAAGTAATGCGATGCTACAGTCTCATAAAACGCATGAGCAACCATTTTTTGGAAAAGGTAAGAGTAAAGATAAAAAATATTGGATGGCCTTACTTCGTCAAGTTTTAGTGGTTAATCTTATTCGTAAAGAAATTGAGCAATATGGTGTAGTAAAAGTAACAGATAAAGGAAAAGATTTTCTCAAAAACCCATATTCATTTATGATGAGTGAAGATCATGTTTACAATCTTGAAAATGATGATAGTATTGTAACTAATTCTAAAGGTTCTGGAGTTTCTACAGATGAGAAGTTAATGGCAATGCTCAAGGACTTACGTAAAAAAGTTGGTAAAAGTCGTGGGGTACCACCATTTGCAGTTTTTCAAGACCCATCATTAGAAGATATGACTTTAAAATATCCTATAAGTATCGAAGAATTGTCAAATGTTCATGGAGTAGGTGAGGGAAAAGCTAAAAAGTTTGGGAAAGATTTTATTGCTTTGATAGAGAAATATGTTGAAGAAAATGAGATACTTAGACCAGATGATTTAGTAGTTAAAAGTACAGGAGAAAACTCTTCACTAAAGTTGTTTATAATTCAAAATACAGATAGAAAAATTCCACTTCATGATATTGCAAAATCAAAAGGATTAGACTTTATTGAACTCATAATGGAAATGCAACGTATTGTATTTATGGGAACTAAACTTAATATTGATTACCATATAGACGATATACTTGATGAAGATCAACAAGAAGAGATTTATGATTATTTTATGGAAGCAGAAACTGATCATATTGAGGCGGCAATGACTGAGTTTGATGGCGATTATGATGATGAAGAATTACGATTGATGCGTATCAAATTTATTAGTGACGTTGCAAACTAA
- a CDS encoding T9SS type A sorting domain-containing protein codes for MKRLLLLVPLLCFVVLSYSQSITEVEYFYNNGSPITITANSNAGELTQDMSLPLESDLVGFNSLYVRVKDDANTWSLYDRVQFYVQDLSTGTAATEISAAEYYINTDPGFENGTALTIDTNTGEVNQTFAIPLGATLEGFNSIYIRVKDDNDVWSLYDIAKFYVLTSDPTVVADNITAAEFYINDDPGFGNGTAISLTANSGIVDETISLALPSDIPEGFNRLYIRVLDSEGVWSLYDRKTFFVQPENNLDISPIVKAEYYYDEDPGFGNGAEASLTPTGNPDEYTVDLSTTEVLPCDLHDFYIRLQNENGEWSHYDYGVDVDVYDNANPTIVSEDITVQLDENGLASITVDDVDNGTFDDCELVSVEIDITDFDCDDLGANTVTLTATDFEDKVSTGTATVTIEDSIAPTVIAQNITVQLDADGNVTVNPQDLDNGSTDNCTIASYSLDKSTFDCTNLGSNSVILSVTDQSDNTETATAIITVEDSVNPIASASDFTIELDADGLGTLSAEDIDTSTDNCSIVLKSVDITSFDCTNLGENTVTLTVEDQSGNSSNTTSTITVVDNINPIVSTQNITVQLDADGNASITPTEIENGSTDNCTISDYSLDITTFDCSNLGENTVTLSVTDQSDNTASETAIVTIEDSVNPTAITQNITVQLDDSGNVSFSADDIDNNSTDNCSIESKSLDITEFTCEDVGENTVTLTVTDQSGNSDSTTAIVTVEDNTNPVAIAVESITIQLDETGEATIDYIDIDNGSTDNCDIALLEVEPSTFSCYEVGENLVTFHVYDDTGNMDTASVTVIVEDPFNPTAVTKDIIVELDSDGNATITADDIDDNSTDDCEITSKSIDISEFTCDNIGENTVTLTVTDISGNTDDATATVTVVDLVDPIAIAVNEITVELDENGVGMLDVLDLDNGSSDNCGIDYTEVDIEEFYCSELGENSVTYHVYDLNGNLGTTGVTVNVVDNINPIADAMDIEYDLAGEDSITVPVEDVQITASDNCEVATVELSEDTFTEIGIYTVDFIVTDSSGNIGSVEITITIIDSSLGIDDYELSSKISIYPNPTRGLLNIKIANLSSDYTIEIFNIQGKVVLSKSMKQSEETVNIENLPTGVYLLKTQINDKVYTQKIIKH; via the coding sequence ATGAAAAGGCTACTACTTTTAGTGCCGTTATTGTGTTTTGTAGTTCTCAGTTATAGTCAATCCATCACAGAAGTGGAATATTTTTATAACAATGGGAGTCCAATCACCATAACAGCCAATAGTAATGCAGGTGAACTCACACAAGACATGTCACTTCCACTTGAAAGTGATTTGGTTGGGTTCAACTCACTCTACGTTAGAGTAAAAGATGATGCTAATACATGGAGTCTGTATGATAGAGTACAATTTTATGTACAAGATTTAAGTACAGGAACAGCAGCTACTGAAATTTCTGCTGCAGAATATTATATAAATACTGATCCTGGTTTTGAAAATGGAACTGCTTTAACTATTGACACAAATACAGGCGAGGTCAATCAAACTTTTGCTATTCCATTAGGAGCAACTTTAGAAGGTTTTAATTCTATTTATATTCGTGTTAAAGATGATAATGATGTATGGAGTTTATATGATATAGCAAAATTTTATGTTTTAACAAGTGATCCAACAGTAGTTGCAGATAATATAACTGCAGCCGAATTTTATATTAATGATGATCCTGGTTTTGGAAACGGTACAGCAATTAGTTTAACTGCAAACTCAGGAATTGTAGATGAAACAATTTCATTAGCATTACCTTCGGATATTCCAGAAGGATTTAATCGTTTATATATAAGAGTTCTAGATTCTGAAGGTGTATGGAGTTTATACGATCGAAAAACATTTTTTGTACAACCAGAAAATAATTTAGATATATCTCCTATTGTCAAAGCAGAATATTATTATGATGAAGATCCTGGTTTTGGAAATGGTGCAGAAGCAAGTTTAACACCAACAGGAAATCCTGATGAGTATACTGTAGACTTATCAACTACTGAAGTTTTACCTTGTGATTTACATGATTTTTATATTCGTTTACAAAATGAAAATGGTGAATGGTCTCATTATGATTATGGAGTTGATGTAGATGTATATGACAATGCCAATCCAACAATTGTATCTGAAGATATTACAGTTCAATTAGATGAAAACGGACTAGCATCAATAACTGTTGATGATGTTGATAATGGTACTTTTGACGATTGTGAATTAGTTTCAGTAGAAATTGATATTACAGATTTTGATTGTGATGATTTAGGAGCAAATACGGTAACACTTACTGCAACCGATTTTGAAGATAAAGTGAGTACAGGAACAGCAACTGTTACTATTGAAGATTCAATCGCACCAACTGTTATTGCACAAAATATAACGGTACAACTTGATGCTGATGGAAATGTAACTGTAAATCCACAAGATTTAGACAATGGTTCTACAGATAATTGTACAATAGCGAGTTACAGTTTAGACAAGTCTACTTTTGACTGTACCAATTTAGGTAGTAACAGTGTAATTTTATCTGTAACTGATCAAAGTGATAATACTGAAACAGCAACAGCCATTATAACTGTTGAAGACAGTGTAAATCCAATTGCAAGTGCAAGTGATTTTACTATTGAATTAGATGCTGATGGCCTAGGAACTTTATCTGCTGAAGATATAGATACTTCAACTGATAATTGTTCGATTGTATTAAAATCTGTTGATATTACTAGTTTTGATTGTACAAACTTAGGAGAGAACACAGTTACATTAACTGTAGAGGACCAAAGTGGTAATTCTAGTAATACAACTTCAACAATTACTGTAGTTGATAATATTAATCCAATTGTAAGTACACAAAACATCACAGTACAACTAGACGCTGATGGCAATGCATCAATTACTCCAACTGAAATTGAAAACGGTTCTACTGATAATTGTACTATTAGTGACTATAGTTTAGATATAACTACATTCGATTGTTCCAATTTAGGTGAAAATACAGTGACATTATCAGTAACAGATCAAAGTGATAATACAGCAAGTGAAACTGCAATAGTAACTATTGAAGACAGTGTAAATCCTACGGCAATTACACAAAATATTACTGTGCAGTTAGATGACAGTGGAAATGTTTCATTTTCTGCAGATGATATTGATAACAATTCAACCGACAATTGTAGTATTGAATCAAAATCTCTAGATATAACGGAGTTTACCTGTGAAGATGTTGGAGAAAATACAGTAACATTAACTGTTACTGATCAAAGTGGAAATTCTGATAGCACAACAGCCATTGTAACGGTTGAAGATAATACCAATCCAGTTGCAATAGCAGTTGAATCAATAACTATTCAATTAGACGAAACTGGAGAAGCAACAATTGATTATATTGACATAGATAATGGATCTACAGATAATTGTGATATTGCATTATTAGAAGTTGAACCTTCTACATTTTCATGTTATGAAGTTGGAGAAAATCTAGTAACCTTTCACGTATATGATGATACTGGTAATATGGATACTGCAAGCGTTACTGTAATAGTTGAAGACCCATTCAATCCAACTGCTGTAACTAAAGATATTATTGTTGAATTAGATTCTGATGGTAATGCCACTATTACTGCAGATGATATTGATGATAATTCAACTGATGATTGTGAAATTACTAGTAAATCCATTGATATTTCAGAATTTACTTGCGATAACATTGGAGAAAATACAGTAACGTTAACAGTAACTGATATTTCTGGAAATACTGATGATGCAACTGCAACGGTTACAGTAGTTGATTTAGTTGATCCAATTGCAATTGCAGTAAATGAAATTACTGTTGAATTAGATGAAAATGGTGTTGGAATGTTAGATGTATTAGATTTAGATAATGGCTCATCTGATAACTGTGGAATTGATTATACTGAAGTTGATATAGAAGAGTTCTATTGTAGCGAATTAGGTGAAAATAGTGTTACCTATCATGTATATGACTTGAATGGAAATCTTGGGACAACGGGAGTAACTGTTAATGTGGTTGATAACATCAATCCTATTGCTGATGCTATGGATATTGAATATGATTTAGCAGGAGAAGATTCTATAACCGTTCCTGTTGAAGATGTACAAATCACAGCAAGTGACAATTGTGAAGTTGCAACAGTTGAGTTAAGTGAAGATACTTTTACTGAAATTGGAATTTATACAGTTGACTTTATTGTTACAGATAGTAGTGGAAATATTGGCTCTGTAGAAATTACAATTACAATTATTGATTCTTCGTTGGGTATTGATGATTATGAATTAAGTTCAAAAATTAGTATTTATCCTAATCCTACTAGAGGATTATTAAATATTAAAATAGCCAATTTAAGTTCAGACTATACAATTGAAATATTTAATATTCAAGGAAAAGTTGTATTAAGTAAATCAATGAAACAATCAGAAGAAACAGTAAATATTGAAAATTTACCAACTGGAGTTTATTTATTAAAAACACAAATAAATGATAAGGTATATACACAAAAAATAATCAAACATTAA
- a CDS encoding right-handed parallel beta-helix repeat-containing protein, whose protein sequence is MKTKFLNTVNKTLLLLVFIATSSLMYAQTTVDNNAGAAADYADLQAAIDAAVDGDVIYIQQSSTSYGSVTLNKALTLVGRSHSDAGYKSTIDYLYLDEGASDSTIKGLDITSGIYENSSTVPIENLAFFDNDIAAVSIGSVITFNNILFQGNVIQFLKVYSNSSNILINNNIFTNAYSSNIYFGMTDTLLFDNNIIRGYYLYGVTIYNATTDGVLNINNCIFVTNWGSDVDITIQGGSYQMNNCLTYNYNESGTLNIATNSFPVNTTNNMLLNIDPLFTSLDPTDNSSIVGASGTTWNPYEDDLTLQADSPAIGAGSGGTDLGIYQGYNFKNFGEPTGIPAMKIESYSSTVPKNGDLTVTISAKAN, encoded by the coding sequence ATGAAAACAAAATTCCTTAACACTGTAAACAAAACCCTTTTATTGCTAGTTTTTATAGCAACAAGTTCTTTAATGTATGCACAAACAACCGTTGACAATAATGCTGGTGCAGCTGCAGATTATGCTGATTTACAAGCCGCTATTGATGCAGCCGTTGATGGAGATGTTATTTATATACAACAATCATCTACTTCTTATGGTAGTGTTACTTTAAATAAAGCTTTGACCTTAGTAGGGCGTTCACACAGTGACGCAGGGTATAAATCAACTATTGACTATTTATATTTAGATGAAGGTGCATCAGATAGTACTATTAAAGGTTTAGATATTACAAGTGGTATTTATGAAAACAGTAGTACAGTACCTATAGAAAATCTTGCTTTTTTTGACAATGATATTGCTGCAGTTTCAATTGGAAGTGTTATTACGTTTAATAATATATTATTTCAAGGAAATGTCATACAATTTTTAAAAGTTTATTCAAATTCATCAAACATATTAATAAACAACAATATTTTTACTAATGCATATTCCAGTAACATCTATTTTGGGATGACAGACACATTATTGTTTGATAATAATATTATTAGAGGTTATTATTTATATGGAGTAACAATCTATAATGCAACAACAGATGGTGTACTAAATATAAACAACTGTATTTTTGTCACTAATTGGGGAAGTGATGTTGATATAACCATTCAAGGCGGTAGTTATCAAATGAACAATTGCCTTACTTATAATTATAATGAATCGGGCACATTAAATATTGCAACAAACTCATTTCCAGTTAATACTACTAATAATATGCTCCTAAATATAGATCCACTTTTTACGAGTCTTGATCCAACTGATAATAGTTCAATAGTTGGTGCTTCAGGAACAACTTGGAATCCTTATGAAGATGATTTAACATTACAAGCAGACTCACCAGCCATTGGTGCGGGTTCTGGAGGTACAGATTTAGGTATTTATCAAGGTTATAACTTCAAAAATTTTGGAGAGCCAACAGGTATTCCTGCAATGAAAATAGAAAGTTATAGTTCTACAGTGCCTAAAAATGGTGATTTAACAGTAACAATATCTGCTAAAGCCAACTAA